The DNA sequence ATTAATATATTTCAAAAGAGTGTAGATTATATAGTAATCAATTTGTAATTAAATGAATGTGGGTTAGAATTGCATTACAGAATCCTTGATatcactttcttcaaaaatccGAAAGGTGGAGCTTGAATTCGTTTTGGTGTGCCGAGGTGCCATTttagatcattttacataatctcggcataacGGCTGGTCACTTTAGGCTAGAAGTAGTGCaattgaacaatgttttccgcgcctCGAAAGATTTGTTTGCGGCACAAAATGTATCTACGCGCACAGTGTTTATGCATTAAGTATAATTGAGGGCAGTAGAAATTTATGTGCGCTAGCAAAATATGcccaaaatatgtttccgcgcagtcaaatatatttacggctaagctagaaaacaatctgcgcactcaaaaaatgtttccgcgctccaacttttttttttacaaattcacgcagtaagaaaaatacgtaaataagtttacggggaatatttccccacttgggcagccataaGAATAGAAAATGATTtatgcgcggaaacatttatTTGGTTCGCAGATTGCTTTCTGAGGCAGTTTGATGAATCCGTAAATACAATTGtctgcgcggaaacatatttcagacataatttgcaagtgaGAGTGCAATATTTCTGCCCCAAATTAAATTCAACGTGTAAATTACATGCGCGTAAATAAAATTTGTGcgctgaacaaacctttcaatgcgcggaaaacatcaTTCGAAATGACAttttcttgaccaaagtggccagccgCGATTGCCTTGATTATGTAAATTGATCCATTATGGCACTTCGGCAGAAGTTCAACGAGTTAAAGCTCCGACTGTCCTGTGCAACAGGTATCTTGCCATTACCATTTTGTAGGGTAAGGTATCAACAACTTTTTGGGCTCCATATATATAGTAACACCTATCTGGTGCTTTGAAAAGCTCCACATTGGTGGTGCAGCTTGTGCACTATCTCAGACAGCCCTGGGACTGTTTAAAAACTGTATATATTGTGGGAATAACATCAATCAGTACGTCTCTGCCTGTATGTTGCACGTCTGTGAAGTTGAGCATGTCTAGATAAGATTAGAAAGTCATATTAAGACAATATTTAATGAGTAAAAATGTAATTAATGGCCAATAGTACTTCATAAATGGCAGTACAAGAAATCGACACTTTGTATTGAATTGCAATTCTAGGTTATGCATTCAGTCGGAGCTCTTAACTCCATGAGAATGTGCCGAAGTGCCAGAGTGGATCAATTTACATAATCACGGCAATCGcggctggccactttggtcaagaaatggtcatttcaaataatgttttccgcgcattgAAAGGTTTTTTCAGCGCACAAAATGTACTTACGCGCATGTAATTTATACgttaaatataatttggaGCAGAAATAGTGCACTCGagcttgcaaattatgcaaAAAATATATTTCCGCGCAGTCAATTTTGTTTACGGACTCGTCAAATTTACCTCAAAATCAATCCgggcaccaaacaaatgtttccgcgcacaAGTTTTGTTCTATTATTGACGCACTTCTTAAAAATaaggaaattatatttacggggaatatttccccacttgggcagtcATAATTGTGTTCACAGAATCATCAAACTGCCCCAGAAAGCAAtctgcgcaccaaacaaatgttgcCGCGcgcaaatttttttttattcttgacgcacttttcaaaaacaaggtaattatatttacggggaatatttccccacttgggcagccatataAATCAGCTGTATGTATCTCTTTTTACTTCTTCTGGCGGTGCTAGGTACTTCCATATAACTATATGTTTTTTCTTCGATAGTactatggctgtccgtttgcacatttaatgcCAATATATAAGTTTCTTTCCCCTTACATATATGTGTAGGGAGTAAGTGGTCCAATATATACATCATATGATATCCGCAGACAGTCAGCAAGTTACCGAACATAAAGATTCCCAATCCACATATTCAAATGTGTGGCCTCAGATGAAACAttgagtaccatacatatagttttggtgcccacataTATAAGTTACAGTCCCTTACATAGGAAACCCACGCCCTTTCATAAATGTTTTGTACCCTTACACATATCTTACAGGCTCCGTGTATTGTTGATTTTACATATCACCGTCCCAAAGAGATAAAGGCATTTTTCGGCATTTTTCTATGCCGTGTCAGCCTGGACATCGTGAGAATTCGGCAAATGTCGGCCATCGACAAGACACATCTCAGCACATTACCGTTTTTAAGTCAACACACGCTGAGTGAGCAAAAACAAAGTCTTCATACGTACTATTGAagcatgcatgtatgcttACTAGAAATGTATTACGTCTTTCTGGTTGGAGCCAAGAATTCACCATTACTGAAGCCTAGCCGGTGTGCTAGGTTTAAATAAGCGTGCAGTTGATGATATAAGTGATAAAGTGCAATAATTCTATTTACAATCTGTTATACAAAACACCTGCAGTAATCAAGACACACTTTTAAGACTTTGAATGAAATCTAATATCCATCCTAGCTTCTCAACGAGTATCAATTCACTGCAAAGCGGGATGCAAAACGAATTCCCACGCGCCTCCGGCAAGGACGGCACGTGTGATAGTCTTCTCGACGACTCTATATCTGCGGAAGAAAGTTTATATAAATGCGGAAGGAGTTAGAAAGAGGGATACTGGCCTTTTTATATATGGGTGAGCTACCTCTATGCTCGTACCTCCCATTAAAACTTAAGGGCATGTAAGTTCAATGACTGGGATGGTTTCTTCCATGCTGGGAATCCATCTGTCTATGACCGGGACATCGAAGTATGTCTTCGGAACCGTGTAGAATTATGACTTATATGTAAGGGAAAAAAAACTTATatattggtattaaatgtgcaaacggacagccatataGTACAGATTTACAGGATCGACAAATTATCAACAAATTATACGCCCGGTTTCCCTGACTCCTCAGTGCTACTCAGCGCGTCACCGCAGCTTTCTTGGCGAGGCTTCTTGTACAATCTCAATAAAAGGGAGCTGCACACGACAGAAGTTGACCTTGATCGGATAGATGTGAGTCGTATTTCTCGGAAGGAAATACTAGCAATACTGACGATAATGCCATGGCCAAGGATGACCACACAGGGCTCAACCTCGCATGTCCTGCAGGATATATTACACCAGCTGCTACGGGTAGCGCAATCAAGTTGTAAACAGTTGCCCATGCCTGGAGTTGTTTGATGAGTCCCGTTGATGAGGAGGTGAACTAGGTGAGAGAACTCACAAAATTAAACTTGATCCTCCTAAATATCTTCCTCGATAGGTCGGTTAAAATCAACAATGTTCGAAGATCCGATGAAAGTAGGACAAATTTGGCACTGGAAAGCGCGATATCACTTCCAGAGCCCATGGCGACGCCAACATCAGCCGCGGTAAGAGCCTGTTTATAATCTTAATCAGGATTTCGGACTCATCGAGTGTGGTTAGGAATTACCGGCGCGTCGTTGATCCCATCGCCAACCATCGCCACAATCTGCCTTGAACTCTCGGTTCGGGTTCTTTTGCTCTTTCCTCGTCCTGTGCGAGGCAACGTCTGGAGCCATCGTATTTTATCTGCCTAAAGCGGCGTCAGCGACTCATACGTATGGTGTTATTGACAAGAAATACCTTTTGTTGAGGCAGCACCCCAGCAATGACGTTCTCCGATGGGATACCTATTGTCCTCGCAACCGCCCTTGCCGTAATCTCATTGTCTCCAGATATCATCCATGTTTCGATTTTCTGTGCATGTAGTTGTCTGATGACCGCAGGTACCTCATGTCTGATGGGATCAGCAATAGCGAAGATTGCTGCTAATCGCATTGCAGCTGTTTCTTGGGTCCTTGTACATAGAAGCACGACGCTCTTGCCTTCCGATTTGACGCGGTGTAGGAACTGGGATTCCTCTTCACTAGGGATGGCATCATAGCTGCGCAGCCATGTCTCGTTCCCCAGAAAAGCTTCGACGTTGTGTGTAGCGGAATGAGGTCTTTGGATGACAAATTTACCTTTCATACCACACCCCGGCAACTCTTCAATATCATTGCCGTCTATAGGGACAGAGGGCACGTTTTGGTAATACCGTCTCAGAGAAACACACAGAGGATGAGAACTGGCAGAGGCGAGACGAGTGATCAGGGCCGATATCAAAGAATCGTGCTCTGAGGAACAGATCATTTGGTCGGTAACTTTGGGCTCAGTCCCCTCCGTCAAGGTCCCCGTCTTGTCAAAGACGACTACATCAATTTGGGAGGCCTCCTGGAACGCCTCCCCCCCTCCACGCGCAAGGATACCATGCTTGGCTGCTAGTCCTGATCCTACTAGGAGAGCAGTCGGAGCAGCAAGGCCGATTCCACATGGACAAGCAATGACAAATACAGAAATTGCGAACTCCAATGTCCAATACGCTACGCGCACAATATCAGCTTTGTGAATAAAATAGAACATAAAACAAGGGCTCACGCCATCCTCCAGCACTATTGGCTATTACTTCGGGATCCAGGACACCTCCGAGGCCTAAGGAAAGCCAGACAACCCAGGTGATGATGGCAAGCGCCGTCACGACTGGCACAAAATACGACGTCACGATATCAACGACTCTCTCAACAGGCGCCCGCTTCGTCTGGCCTTCTCTAACAGCCTCAATAACCTGCTCCAACCTGTAAATATCTTCAGTCCGGAAAAACTTCAATTTCCCCAAATAATTCGATCCACATACATTGTACCACCATCCAGCGCCTCCACACGCATATCCACTGCGCGCAGCCGGTTGATTGTCCCCACGAATATCTGGTCTCCTCTAGCTTTAACGACGTCCTTGCTTTCCCCTGTCAACGAGCTCTCGTCGAAAAACGTTGAGTCGGAGGAGACGATGATGCCATCGGCTGGGGGCGTTGCGCCGGGCGGCACGCGCACGATATCGCCAACTTCAAGCATATCTACCGAGATTTTCTCGACGCCCCGGGGGTAGTGTGAAGTAGTAGGGTCAGAGGTCTCCTCGGAGGAACCTACGGATTCCGACTTAAGTCCATCTTGTGTGAGCGACTCGGAGGATGTAGGCGATGGCGAGGCCTTTTCGTATTCCTCATTTGAAGTTACCAGGAGCGCGTCGGAGCTTCTCAGTCCACTCAAGAGTGTTATGGCGTTGGCCGCTTGGTGCTTGCTAAATGCTTCGATATATTTTCCTGGTAAAGCGTCATGAGTCAATTTTCAGAATTTCAACAATACAGGCACTTCATGAAGATAGGACGTACCAATGAGGAGAAACATGGACAAAAATCCGACCGAGTCAAAGTAAGTCATAGATCCATCTGCCTCATGTGTCCCATGCACGTCTGTAGCGGCTATGGCAAGTTCAGCGACAGAGGAGAAGTATGCCACAGAGACTCCTAGGGATATCTTGGGAGAACATCTCAAATTGATGCCAAATCTTTGGATAACAAAACGCCACACACTTACTAGAAGATTCATGCTTCCAAATCGCAGGAATCGCGTCGCCCATGACGCCTGGCTTCCTGGCTTCCATAAATGCCATAACTCTTTCAGCGATCGTCGATGGAAATCCTATTGAAGCCAGACTTTTTCAACTATCATGTCTCGTTCACGTTAATGCTCACTTACCATCGCCGAATAAAACATGACAGGAGTAGCCAAGATGAATAGTGCCCACTCCCCTCTCATTACCTGCCCTGCCCAAATCCGTTCCTCGAAATATCGTCTCCCAGGGTTATCTTTCTTTACCAACGACATGTAGACGATTCCAATAATAAGAATGGGTATGCATGCAAGGACGGCTACAACCAGACGTTGCAATAAATTTCGCTGCTCTTTTCGATACATACTGCGTGCCATGTCGTCTGAAGAGGGAGGATGCCATAGCAATATTCTGGAGATTGGGCTGGTTGGAAGGGTATTTGAAAGGGCCTTGATAATTGTACGGATAGTAAAATTTGGTGCGGAAGGCGTATACGAAAAACGGAGGACATTAGCAGGATCTTGTTGATTTGGTGCTTCGATTGTCAATGGGGACAGTGAGGTCAAAGACAGCTTATGAAGCACGTCTGAAGCATCACTTGGTCTGAATCCAAAGGGATATCAGCTAACCTCAACTAACCATTTGTCAAAGGAAATGCCATACACGGTGCCCAAGCCCCTAAATTCCACGGCAACACTCCTGGTCGTTCCCTTGGACATTTTCGCGGCCCCAATTGCCACAATACCCACAATCGTACACTCATACCCAATATCTTCAATCATGTTCCTCACATCCTCCGCGAGCTCCTTGCGCACAATCACTGCCGACGCGCATTTTCCAAGCTGGTTGACCACTATGTCGGTGACGCCAGAGATCTCCGAGACCGCGTCAGTAATCGCACGTGAGCATGCGACGCATGTCATCCCACCCACAGCGAGTTGCAAGGCATAAGTCTGCGCTGGTGGAGAAATAGTGGACATGGAACTAGGGTCGGGAGTGGTGATGTGGTCCTTCGTGGTCGTGGTGAAGTGGTGAAGTGGTGGTCTCTGGACTTAATTAAAAATCCGTGGAGGGAAAAGTCCAGTGGAAATTCTTCCTGCCGTTGTTTGTCGCTAAAATATCTTCTAGTCGGGTTTTGTAATCGCAGCGAAGCCTCGAACTGGAGAGATGGCAGCCTGTAAGTAGCAGCGAGAGGGAAAAGCGACCAGAACAAAAGGCACCGTCTTTATAATCCCAACGTGATACCAATCCTGAATCTTCATCAGCCACATATAAGTCTGCGTAATATTAATAGTCCGAGCCGCATTCTTTCGGTGCGAAGTTTTGAAGCATATATGCCTCACTGAACTCGCGCGGCGTACCAATGGATCGGGATATCCAGTGGAGGTATTCAGAAAAAGCTTCTTTGAAGGTCAGCAGTTAGTTTTCAGGTTCCTCGAGGTCTTCTTTTCTCACTGGGCACTGAGGCATTTTATGGACACCGGCCCTTCATGCTACGCGTACGCATCACTAAAGACTTGCTATGTGACGTGGAAACGGATGATATCGACGTCAAATTGCTATTTTTGCAAACAATCGCGGAGGAAATGAGTAATGTAATGGTCTTGTGCGTACGCGTGTGTGTTTTCGAGGGCTCGGTATGAGTGGGAGATGACTGAAGATGACCACTCTTTGTATTATATATCTCCGATATTAAAACTTAAACTTCAAGTTTTGCATCAGTGCTATTGGTGGATAGCTTTCCAAGACAAATAGAAGATAGGGGTTACAATTAAAATACCCATAGCTCCAGAGTCAACCCCAGGGACTCTGTCATCAGAACGTAATAAAGGCAGCCTCTTACAAGGATGCTACGATACAATGACAATCTCGTATTCCACGCTCACCTCGCCTCGAGTTATTTCTCCACCACTTTCCCAGTATTGTCGTATAAATAGCGTGCTTGGTACGTACATCGGAGACACTCCGGGTAGTGGTGGAATATCGACGGATATCCGATGGTTGTCTTCATGGTAATCATTCATCAAGATGGCTTATGGCCAAGGCAAGGAGAAAATCTGGAGCTTGGGTGTGCGTCAAGGGTAACCGAACCACCTAATCCAAGACCGCCGTGCGAGCAAATGCTGCGGAGGGATCGGAGCAAATATGCCTCAAATGCATCGAGGAGTATCATATTTATGGTCCTTGAAAGGGTTATGTCATAATGCATCTTTGAGATAGATAGATAATCCATTCCTCCCTTCCGACCGTTGAATATTGTCCAAATGACAGGATGAAGATGCAATGGTTCGAGAGGCGTAAGTTTTAACAAAGTTTTAACAAGGATGTTGGTCGATTAAGATTGACCGGTGTACAGTGGTATTCGATCCAGAGGATGTTGTTTAACTTTAAGCACAATACCGATCAGTTCCGCCTGTTGCGTTCCAGATTCTGCCCCATGAAGAGCAACTCCCATTGGTGTTATTCAATCACTCGTGGTGCAAACATATCCTCTACTATCATTGTTTAGTGATCTCCTTGATTGTCGTCAACTTTCTTTATGGAGGAAGCCAGAGTTGGAACATAAGCCTTTCATAGGCCATGGTTCATCACACGTCCAGTCGGACTTGAAAGTGCTTGTCAGATCCGAAATGTTGCCAGTACTGGTCGGTCATGGACCCTAGGAAGTGGTGTGAGACAAAGATGCAGTTGTGTGGAGATTTCCAACAGTCAAGTAGGTTTGGCTGCAGTGTGGCTTCCCGGAAAGACCGAATAGTAACAAGTCGACGTGAAGAGGGTCCAAGAATAACACAGAGCAAGCTAGTTAGATAATGGCAGAGCTGTGCCGACTTTTATCCGTTTAGTTTGTCAAAAAGACTTGATATGCAGAACCGTGTGCAttgaagccaaaagagcTAAAACGTGCCCTCGTTGAGCAGCTCCAACATTATCGAACGGCATATAATAAGCATTACTTCGAGAACGACGCGTCTTTTTATACTCCCGAGGACGTCAGTTTTCAACTCAGTGTTCGCGGTGTCCATATCCGAGTGAGAAATATATAGCATTCCAGTAGCATGGAGGATGTCATAGCCGCGACAGCGAAAATGCCACAAGTAGTCGTACAGCCGCACTACAGCAGTCTTAAAGATCGGGAAACAGAGTCTGGACAGAGAACCCGGCAGAAATGCGTTCCCAGAGGGCGTATAAAAGCCCTTTGACGGTTGACAGTGCATGTTGAACATTCATTTCACAGCAGAGATCAACTTGAAGGCTCCTCGGTGCATTCATGTTGGTTTTTTTACTCCTGAGATAATAGGAAGATTAACGTTTTAGACACATGTATCAAAGATGTCGAGTATAATAAATTATAATGGAGCCAACCTTCTGAGGTCTGAGCGCCTGATCCCGTGCACGAATACATCAAAACGAGTCTGTGACAAGCCTGTGATGAGTCGAAGACGGAGTCGCTCAGGCAGACGTCCCCCACGCACTTCGGACGTCTCAGGTTGAAAACCAGCAAGACGCCGATGTCAAAAAGAAACACACGCACTCGTTCAACAACTTTTACTGACCAAAGGACCTTGAATGTGTTCCTTCTGGTCGAAACCACGCCGAGACCTCCACGCACCACCTTCCTCGCCCCAGGTTTCTCATCTTCAGATCTCTGTAACAGTACAGACCGAGGTTGTGGCTGAAGGCGTCCTATCCGACATCCCAGAGGAACCAGAAGAGGTCGAGGACACCTTCTCACCCATTGaaggggaagaggaagaagccgGTTCCTCGCCTGCCGCAGCAGGTTTCATAAATTCCCACGGTTCATTGACTCCGCCACcgcgccgtcgtcgtcactCTTGCCCACAACCACGACCGCCATTTTCCTCAACACCGTCCAGATTGTCCTTAATGTCGCTACCACGGGGGAACTATGACCCAAGGAGGGTCTGTTTAAACCCATTCCCTGAGTTTACTCTCGGAAAACATCGTAGAACAGTTGGTGTGTATCTAGCAGGAGCCTTGGTGCGTAATTTCGATTTTAGTGCCAAAGGAACCATATAGCTAACATTGGCACTCTCCAAACAATCGAATGGCATTGAAAATAGTTTGCATTAGCCAACTGGACGTTCCTGGATGCAGCCATTCTCTCAGCACACGCCAAAGCGCCCTATGGTGCCCCGCCAGATGCGGACGCACCCGTGCATCTGACATTCGTGGACTGGATCCCTGGGATCTGCTCTTTGCTAGGATACCTTGTCATTAACCTTATTGACAAGGATCGCATCCGCGGAGACGAAGGTTTTGGTGACTCACGCGCGGTGTGGCGGGCACGGTTATTCttgttcattgggtttgCATTGATGGCGGGCGGGCTTGCTGGCAGTgtggtgcgtttttttttcgatgATGTGTCAATGCTGTTCTGACCTGTGTCTCTCAAAGACCGTGTTGGTGTTAAAGTACATCTTGAAAGGATACCCCGAGCAGTTCACATACTACGGATATGCCAATGTTTCTCAGAGTGTCGCACTCATGCTCTCCGCAATCGTGCTTTGGATTGCACAGAACACAAGCAGCGAATACGAGTACAATCTCACCCTG is a window from the Psilocybe cubensis strain MGC-MH-2018 chromosome 8, whole genome shotgun sequence genome containing:
- a CDS encoding Copper-transporting ATPase RAN1 — protein: MSTISPPAQTYALQLAVGGMTCVACSRAITDAVSEISGVTDIVVNQLGKCASAVIVRKELAEDVRNMIEDIGYECTIVGIVAIGAAKMSKGTTRSVAVEFRGLGTVPSDASDVLHKLSLTSLSPLTIEAPNQQDPANVLRFSYTPSAPNFTIRTIIKALSNTLPTSPISRILLWHPPSSDDMARSMYRKEQRNLLQRLVVAVLACIPILIIGIVYMSLVKKDNPGRRYFEERIWAGQVMRGEWALFILATPVMFYSAMDFHRRSLKELWHLWKPGSQASWATRFLRFGSMNLLISLGVSVAYFSSVAELAIAATDVHGTHEADGSMTYFDSVGFLSMFLLIGKYIEAFSKHQAANAITLLSGLRSSDALLVTSNEEYEKASPSPTSSESLTQDGLKSESVGSSEETSDPTTSHYPRGVEKISVDMLEVGDIVRVPPGATPPADGIIVSSDSTFFDESSLTGESKDVVKARGDQIFVGTINRLRAVDMRVEALDGGTMLEQVIEAVREGQTKRAPVERVVDIVTSYFVPVVTALAIITWVVWLSLGLGGVLDPEVIANSAGGWPYWTLEFAISVFVIACPCGIGLAAPTALLVGSGLAAKHGILARGGGEAFQEASQIDVVVFDKTGTLTEGTEPKVTDQMICSSEHDSLISALITRLASASSHPLCVSLRRYYQNVPSVPIDGNDIEELPGCGMKGKFVIQRPHSATHNVEAFLGNETWLRSYDAIPSEEESQFLHRVKSEGKSVVLLCTRTQETAAMRLAAIFAIADPIRHEVPAVIRQLHAQKIETWMISGDNEITARAVARTIGIPSENVIAGVLPQQKADKIRWLQTLPRTGRGKSKRTRTESSRQIVAMVGDGINDAPALTAADVGVAMGSGSDIALSSAKFVLLSSDLRTLLILTDLSRKIFRRIKFNFAWATVYNLIALPVAAGVIYPAGHARLSPVWSSLAMALSSTSVVCSSLLLRLYKKPRQESCGDALSSTEESGKPGV
- a CDS encoding UPF0220 protein C8D2.02c, whose product is MSLPRGNYDPRRVCLNPFPEFTLGKHRRTVGVYLAGALFALANWTFLDAAILSAHAKAPYGAPPDADAPVHLTFVDWIPGICSLLGYLVINLIDKDRIRGDEGFGDSRAVWRARLFLFIGFALMAGGLAGSVTVLVLKYILKGYPEQFTYYGYANVSQSVALMLSAIVLWIAQNTSSEYEYNLTL